The Chryseobacterium suipulveris genome window below encodes:
- a CDS encoding Abi family protein, which produces MGKKVYSKPPLPFADQVQLLMSRGLAVPDRQKAATVLSQISYFRLSAYFLPYQNQKDIFNLGTTFDLVLKTYGFDRELRLFVFDCIERIEVAIRTQFIYQLATKYNNAHWQDDRNIFITPFRDRFGNTIDPFQSFQDIIQKAKTHHKPEVFIKHYTDNYGNPQNPPSWMCFELLTIGELSNLYKGLWEKDDKRIIADCFNLHHTVFQSWLHSLTYVRNICAHHARLWNRDLAIEPALLLKPRGNWVGSQYSNNKRTFYFLCILKYLMDASGQHNDFTARLNDLLSRYSMVPVEFLGIPSDGNGNLLDWNSEPLFKN; this is translated from the coding sequence ATGGGTAAAAAAGTATACAGCAAACCGCCGCTGCCTTTTGCAGACCAAGTTCAACTCCTTATGAGTCGTGGGCTCGCGGTTCCCGACCGGCAAAAAGCAGCCACCGTACTTTCCCAGATAAGTTATTTCAGATTAAGTGCTTATTTCCTGCCTTACCAAAACCAAAAAGACATCTTCAACCTGGGCACAACCTTCGATTTGGTTCTGAAAACCTATGGTTTCGATAGAGAACTTCGGCTCTTTGTTTTTGATTGTATTGAGCGTATTGAGGTGGCCATCAGAACACAGTTTATTTATCAGTTGGCAACCAAATACAATAATGCGCATTGGCAGGACGACAGAAATATTTTTATTACACCCTTCCGCGACAGATTCGGCAATACTATCGACCCGTTTCAGTCTTTTCAGGACATTATACAGAAAGCCAAAACGCACCATAAGCCGGAAGTGTTTATAAAACATTATACCGATAATTATGGTAATCCGCAAAATCCGCCTTCGTGGATGTGTTTTGAATTGCTTACCATCGGCGAACTCTCCAACCTTTACAAAGGACTTTGGGAAAAAGATGATAAAAGAATAATTGCAGACTGCTTTAATCTGCATCACACGGTTTTTCAGTCGTGGCTGCACTCGCTTACCTATGTCCGAAATATCTGTGCACACCACGCCCGTTTATGGAATCGTGATCTGGCTATTGAACCTGCCTTACTTTTGAAACCGAGAGGGAATTGGGTGGGCAGCCAATACAGCAATAATAAGAGAACTTTTTATTTTCTTTGTATCTTAAAATATTTGATGGATGCTTCCGGGCAGCATAATGATTTTACCGCCCGGTTGAATGATTTGCTTTCCCGGTATAGTATGGTGCCTGTAGAATTCCTCGGAATTCCGTCAGACGGAAACGGGAATTTGCTGGACTGGAATTCCGAACCATTATTTAAAAACTGA
- a CDS encoding DEAD/DEAH box helicase family protein: protein MNELDLQEKYLINFLCERTDGLRYREAKANTVSPSFFITEDLKLFISETSLNKVNYKKLLKKFSSEKELMDAFTAFLDDKIKSSMNMAVFFNTYKSVTFEGIKLHLFYPSGSVLKEDQRFEENIFTVVQELPYTYRHDGKQKYAFRPDLTFFINGIFFSYSELKSNWNSQTASKNGRHKVMKDYLSAAQEYLIVADKNDLSQSIRKNFLHIFEKAVHITATDLAETFVIRNLSSLFDEIKQAVNDGSYDFTDYEKKLLKEFKPYPVRIREASKIEKFEEVFRTLYDKKMIEKEILYYNFIERELIKKEGSKTKEYKHNDGKLISPRPKQKFGTDKVVSKIDEFLAHESDPEYFIKKLEKELQNKGLGTAQIQELINKRLKYQNNKNVYSLLLQYAAGFGKSNIIGWLALQLKDLRRGEEFIYDKVMLVVDRLQLRDQLDTKMHNMNIQKSMFIEASDRKSFIEALNSEKRIVVVNLQKFTGIDSILDSTAIERLSTLRIAFLIDEIHRSNSGTQHEEMISVFDELQSTFDNSKEYQKKHKKKNLIVGFTATPSDHTLARFGEFNKYAEAEKIWIPFDSYTMKEAIEDGYILNPIKGIVPVSAKMYFEVPENELEGFEGDTGYEYEEIPEGTNTGFGMDGKKYAIRKRKIYENPDRIDAISKFIVERLVSTVYHNIRGTAKAMLAAASIPAAIRYKKAISKYYAEIVENPKYDRFSEAPVYIIYSDSQEYASCSSLNGGINEERVLQNFKTSKNGIIIVVDKLQTGFDEQKLHTLFLDKEIRGINAIQTISRVNRTTKYKNDCKIIDFSYKNVNVKNIKDAFEHFSNVVVSDFDPLGDEEKLEMLYKDLRTDELFKKFFPIFSAYHTGDHDIKLIMQIEEGFDDFIRSQKVDAKKIKSKILKYFKIINLIEFVIELDAKYSESLFLEFWQRYNVIYNQINRTDEIIDDVEIYFDNRIGIVAPKEYEQKEKKKVVAEDRDNYGEGNKYRFNILKVIEKRNQEEEAIAELIADFEQKISQFFEFIKSDDNGKRLIAKINDTGSAFSQDEITADFSKLYRRFTIKNKQLGDFFLREIKDILYQLYDDFERDLKKQ, encoded by the coding sequence ATGAACGAACTCGACCTTCAGGAAAAATATTTAATCAACTTCCTCTGCGAAAGAACTGATGGACTGCGCTACCGTGAAGCAAAAGCTAATACGGTTTCTCCATCTTTCTTCATTACCGAAGACCTGAAATTGTTCATTTCAGAAACATCGCTCAATAAAGTCAATTATAAAAAACTGCTCAAAAAATTCAGTTCCGAAAAAGAACTGATGGATGCTTTTACCGCTTTTCTGGATGATAAGATAAAATCATCTATGAATATGGCGGTGTTTTTCAATACCTATAAATCGGTAACCTTTGAAGGGATTAAACTGCATCTTTTTTATCCGAGTGGCAGTGTCCTTAAAGAAGACCAAAGATTTGAAGAAAATATTTTTACCGTCGTTCAGGAACTGCCTTATACCTATCGTCACGACGGCAAACAGAAATATGCGTTCCGTCCCGACCTTACTTTTTTCATCAACGGTATTTTCTTCTCTTACAGCGAACTGAAAAGTAATTGGAACAGTCAGACTGCTTCTAAAAATGGTCGTCATAAAGTGATGAAAGATTATCTCTCGGCTGCCCAGGAATATTTGATTGTTGCTGATAAAAATGACCTTTCGCAATCCATAAGAAAAAATTTCCTGCATATCTTCGAAAAAGCAGTGCACATTACAGCAACAGATCTTGCAGAAACTTTTGTTATCAGAAACCTGTCATCATTGTTTGACGAAATTAAACAGGCCGTAAATGATGGCAGTTATGATTTTACCGATTACGAAAAAAAACTGTTGAAAGAATTCAAACCTTATCCTGTAAGAATTCGTGAAGCCAGTAAAATTGAAAAGTTTGAAGAAGTCTTCCGCACGCTCTATGATAAGAAAATGATAGAAAAAGAAATCCTGTATTATAATTTCATTGAGCGTGAACTCATTAAAAAAGAAGGCAGCAAAACCAAAGAATACAAGCATAACGACGGTAAACTCATTTCTCCAAGGCCTAAACAGAAATTTGGTACCGATAAGGTTGTTTCAAAGATTGATGAGTTTTTGGCGCACGAATCAGACCCCGAATATTTCATTAAGAAACTCGAAAAAGAACTCCAGAATAAAGGATTGGGAACAGCGCAGATTCAGGAACTGATAAATAAACGCCTGAAATATCAGAACAACAAAAATGTGTATTCACTCTTGTTGCAGTATGCCGCAGGTTTTGGTAAAAGTAACATCATTGGTTGGCTTGCTTTACAGTTAAAGGACTTGCGCCGTGGCGAAGAGTTTATTTACGACAAAGTTATGTTGGTGGTAGACCGTCTGCAGTTGCGCGACCAGTTGGATACCAAAATGCATAATATGAACATTCAGAAATCAATGTTCATTGAAGCGTCAGACCGTAAATCCTTTATAGAAGCATTAAATTCCGAAAAAAGAATTGTGGTGGTAAACCTTCAGAAGTTTACAGGAATAGACAGTATTTTGGATTCTACGGCCATAGAAAGACTTTCAACATTAAGAATTGCTTTCCTGATTGACGAAATACACCGTAGCAACAGCGGAACCCAGCACGAAGAAATGATTAGCGTGTTTGATGAATTGCAGAGCACTTTCGATAACAGCAAGGAATATCAGAAAAAACATAAAAAGAAAAATCTGATTGTAGGTTTTACAGCCACTCCAAGCGACCATACTTTGGCACGGTTCGGAGAATTCAATAAATATGCGGAAGCGGAAAAAATTTGGATTCCTTTTGACAGTTATACCATGAAGGAAGCTATTGAAGACGGTTACATCCTGAATCCAATTAAAGGCATCGTTCCGGTTTCAGCAAAAATGTATTTTGAAGTGCCCGAAAACGAATTGGAAGGGTTTGAAGGCGACACAGGTTATGAATATGAAGAAATTCCGGAAGGCACCAACACCGGCTTTGGAATGGATGGTAAAAAATACGCTATCCGAAAAAGGAAAATCTACGAGAATCCTGACCGTATTGATGCCATTTCAAAATTCATTGTAGAACGTTTGGTTTCTACAGTATATCATAACATTCGCGGAACGGCAAAAGCAATGCTGGCAGCCGCAAGTATTCCTGCAGCAATCAGATACAAAAAAGCCATATCAAAATACTATGCAGAGATAGTTGAAAATCCTAAATATGATAGGTTCTCTGAAGCACCGGTTTACATTATTTATTCCGACAGTCAGGAATATGCAAGTTGCAGTTCTTTAAACGGTGGAATTAATGAAGAACGTGTACTGCAGAATTTCAAAACCTCCAAAAACGGAATCATTATCGTGGTTGATAAATTGCAGACCGGTTTTGATGAACAGAAACTGCATACATTATTTCTGGATAAGGAAATCAGAGGTATAAATGCCATACAGACCATTTCAAGGGTAAACCGAACAACCAAATATAAAAACGACTGTAAGATTATCGATTTTTCTTACAAGAATGTGAATGTAAAGAACATCAAGGACGCTTTCGAACATTTCAGCAATGTGGTGGTTTCAGATTTTGACCCGTTGGGAGATGAAGAAAAACTGGAGATGCTTTACAAAGATTTGCGTACCGATGAACTTTTTAAAAAATTCTTTCCGATATTTTCAGCATATCACACCGGCGACCACGACATTAAACTGATTATGCAGATTGAGGAGGGCTTTGATGATTTTATCAGAAGTCAAAAAGTAGACGCAAAAAAAATAAAATCCAAAATCCTTAAATATTTCAAAATCATTAATCTGATAGAATTTGTGATTGAATTGGATGCCAAATACTCTGAAAGTTTATTCCTTGAATTTTGGCAGCGGTATAACGTGATTTACAATCAGATTAACCGCACCGATGAAATCATTGATGATGTGGAAATCTATTTTGATAACCGTATTGGTATTGTCGCTCCTAAAGAGTATGAGCAGAAGGAAAAAAAGAAAGTGGTTGCGGAAGACAGGGATAATTACGGAGAAGGTAACAAATACCGCTTCAATATTCTAAAAGTCATTGAAAAACGAAATCAGGAAGAAGAAGCCATTGCAGAACTCATTGCAGATTTTGAACAGAAAATCAGTCAGTTTTTTGAATTTATAAAATCTGATGACAATGGCAAGCGTCTTATTGCAAAAATTAATGATACCGGTTCTGCTTTCTCACAGGATGAGATTACTGCCGATTTCTCCAAATTATACCGCCGCTTCACAATTAAGAATAAGCAGTTGGGAGATTTCTTCCTCCGCGAAATCAAAGACATCCTGTACCAGTTATATGATGATTTCGAAAGGGATTTGAAAAAGCAATAA
- a CDS encoding DUF6943 family protein — protein MLTHKVRTYSVHRETPKMALYILNRGRNAGKPLQEPCPNCFILYCRTTEEVETYYWTFYAFWKHGFFHPHLCGSVIEMLRLCDLKTLMRNFIQPAFEKSCQSPEMMLKIKATWELEQKITQQAAAVQELRNSLVRRYYLTV, from the coding sequence ATGCTTACACACAAAGTACGCACTTACTCAGTGCACCGCGAAACGCCGAAAATGGCTCTTTACATCCTGAACCGTGGCAGAAATGCCGGAAAACCCCTGCAGGAACCTTGCCCGAACTGCTTTATCCTGTACTGCAGAACCACGGAAGAAGTGGAAACCTATTATTGGACTTTTTACGCCTTTTGGAAGCACGGCTTTTTTCATCCGCACCTTTGCGGATCGGTCATCGAAATGCTTCGCCTCTGCGACCTCAAAACGCTGATGCGGAACTTCATCCAGCCTGCCTTTGAAAAGTCCTGCCAATCGCCCGAAATGATGCTCAAAATCAAGGCAACTTGGGAATTGGAGCAGAAAATCACACAGCAGGCAGCAGCAGTCCAAGAACTGCGAAACTCTTTAGTCCGACGTTATTACCTTACCGTTTAA
- a CDS encoding DUF5675 family protein, translating to MRTRIVRVAEGKQSTLSHLYIDGIFQCFLLEDKIRSVKILKQTAIPTGTFELKLNTWGGMNEKYEQKFPAIHKGMIEIERLPTFHSVYIHIGNTIGETAGCPLCGLSWIKKDGDFQVLQSTDAYKIIYPKLLKVLGSGNSGISIENNFQF from the coding sequence ATGAGAACAAGAATCGTAAGGGTTGCCGAAGGCAAACAAAGCACGCTCTCGCATCTGTATATTGACGGCATTTTTCAGTGCTTCCTGTTGGAGGACAAAATCAGATCCGTAAAAATTTTAAAACAGACAGCTATTCCAACAGGAACATTTGAATTGAAGTTGAACACCTGGGGCGGAATGAATGAGAAGTATGAGCAGAAATTTCCTGCCATTCACAAGGGAATGATTGAGATTGAAAGACTTCCTACTTTTCATTCGGTTTACATCCATATTGGAAACACAATTGGAGAAACGGCAGGCTGTCCGCTTTGCGGTCTTTCCTGGATAAAAAAGGATGGCGATTTTCAGGTGCTTCAGTCAACAGATGCCTACAAAATCATCTATCCAAAACTTTTGAAAGTGTTGGGTTCAGGAAATTCCGGAATCAGTATTGAAAATAATTTTCAGTTTTAA
- a CDS encoding thermonuclease family protein: MKYNATTANREVSEGRNPTEENRKYFTIPHSHIQTFWIVEEVLDGDSLKVKQEFTQERCEIRLYGLDAPEVHFSRKMREDEVKSGIPASLLLQYGLLSLDYVLQVCPPGTRITLITELENRTDFWLRDLAYVILPSGECLNELLIKNGFAKASHSYYCSLLPEYQTLNFQAKQNKAGIYLFIDVF, from the coding sequence ATGAAATACAACGCAACAACAGCAAATCGGGAAGTAAGCGAAGGCAGAAATCCCACAGAAGAAAATAGAAAATATTTTACGATTCCCCACAGCCATATCCAGACCTTTTGGATTGTGGAAGAAGTTTTGGACGGGGACAGTTTGAAAGTGAAACAGGAATTCACACAGGAAAGGTGCGAAATTCGGCTTTATGGTTTGGATGCACCGGAAGTACATTTTTCAAGAAAGATGCGCGAGGATGAAGTGAAAAGCGGCATTCCTGCTTCGCTGCTATTGCAATATGGATTGCTTAGTTTGGATTATGTTCTGCAGGTGTGTCCACCCGGAACAAGAATAACTCTGATAACAGAACTGGAAAACAGGACGGATTTTTGGCTTCGCGATTTGGCTTATGTCATTCTGCCTTCCGGCGAATGCCTGAACGAACTCTTAATAAAAAATGGCTTTGCTAAAGCAAGCCATTCATATTATTGTTCATTATTGCCGGAATATCAGACCTTAAATTTCCAGGCAAAACAAAATAAGGCAGGAATCTACCTATTTATCGATGTTTTCTAA
- a CDS encoding urea transporter: MLRKFEIRNGVVEKLIYSMLIVLKGLGQIMLQENAVTGLLFLIGIFYGSFIMGAAALLAVVCGTTTALLLKYEKSVIDKGLYGFSAALVGVAAILFLKQVLISWIIIIIGSALATVLQHLFIKRKIPAFTLPFVLVTWIILLFANNYFAGIISELPVATASTDNNFTFVFKGYGQVIFQGSLVSGMLFFIAVFISSPISALYGLAGAMLSAVIAFNLSAPASDISLGLFSYNAVLCAIMFAGNQIKDGFWVLIAVLLSLAISFLMLKFNIIQLTFPFVLASCITLLFRKYLGKSIQKETINPNTQH, from the coding sequence ATGCTTAGAAAATTTGAAATAAGAAATGGAGTAGTCGAAAAGCTCATTTATTCAATGCTTATTGTGCTAAAAGGACTTGGACAAATAATGCTCCAGGAAAATGCCGTTACAGGATTACTTTTTCTCATTGGCATTTTCTATGGTTCATTTATAATGGGTGCTGCTGCGCTTTTAGCAGTAGTGTGTGGAACTACTACTGCCTTACTGCTGAAATATGAAAAATCAGTAATTGATAAAGGACTTTACGGTTTTAGTGCGGCATTGGTTGGTGTTGCAGCCATACTATTTCTAAAACAAGTTTTGATAAGTTGGATAATTATTATTATCGGCTCTGCGTTAGCAACTGTGTTGCAGCACCTTTTTATAAAACGAAAAATACCTGCTTTTACACTGCCTTTTGTTTTGGTAACTTGGATTATCCTTTTATTTGCTAATAATTATTTCGCAGGTATAATTTCAGAACTACCAGTGGCAACTGCCTCTACTGATAACAATTTTACTTTTGTTTTCAAGGGCTATGGACAAGTAATTTTTCAAGGTAGTTTAGTTTCTGGGATGCTCTTTTTTATCGCAGTATTTATTAGTTCACCAATTTCTGCATTATATGGACTTGCCGGAGCAATGCTATCCGCTGTTATTGCCTTCAACCTCTCTGCACCTGCTAGCGACATAAGCCTTGGACTATTTAGTTATAATGCTGTATTGTGCGCTATTATGTTTGCAGGCAACCAAATTAAAGACGGATTTTGGGTTTTAATTGCCGTATTACTTTCGCTTGCCATTAGCTTCTTAATGCTGAAGTTTAACATTATCCAACTTACGTTTCCTTTTGTTTTGGCATCTTGCATTACTCTCTTATTTAGGAAATATCTTGGTAAATCAATACAAAAAGAAACAATTAACCCAAATACTCAACATTGA
- a CDS encoding DUF3667 domain-containing protein — MEKTNNCLNCGRIISENFCSNCGQKASVHRYSFKHFIEHDLIHGFWHVDRGILFTIKELFTRPGHSIREFIQGKRVGYFSFVTLLLITLGITHFLGEYTQIKLADLMPESGKNAMNALEVFTKEYPKTTLLLTIPFYAICSFLWFRKSKLNLTEHFVLNSYKTVAESLITLLFVILTIFYANIKVLMIIYSLISLLTIIYAFWYYRQFFSDYGYSKKTLVIRSLGVVISYMFLSMLVGIIFQIIRDGK; from the coding sequence ATGGAGAAAACTAATAACTGTCTAAATTGTGGACGCATAATTTCCGAAAATTTTTGTTCAAATTGTGGACAAAAAGCAAGTGTTCACAGATATTCGTTCAAACACTTTATAGAACACGATTTAATTCATGGATTTTGGCATGTTGATAGAGGAATTCTTTTCACTATTAAGGAGTTATTTACAAGACCAGGACATAGTATCAGAGAATTTATCCAAGGTAAAAGAGTAGGATATTTTAGTTTTGTAACATTATTGTTAATTACACTAGGTATTACCCATTTTTTAGGAGAATATACTCAAATAAAACTTGCTGACTTGATGCCTGAAAGTGGAAAAAATGCAATGAATGCACTTGAAGTATTTACAAAGGAATATCCAAAAACCACTTTGCTTTTAACAATTCCATTCTATGCGATTTGCAGTTTTCTTTGGTTTAGAAAATCAAAACTTAATTTAACCGAACACTTTGTCTTAAATTCGTATAAAACTGTTGCGGAATCTTTAATCACATTATTATTTGTCATACTTACAATATTCTATGCAAACATTAAAGTCCTAATGATAATATATAGTTTGATTAGTCTTTTGACAATAATTTATGCATTTTGGTATTATAGGCAATTCTTTTCAGATTACGGATACTCAAAAAAAACTTTAGTTATTAGAAGTTTAGGAGTTGTAATTTCATATATGTTTTTGTCTATGCTTGTCGGAATAATATTTCAAATTATAAGAGATGGAAAATAA
- a CDS encoding FUSC family protein, which produces MRNKEVSQLTSQELLEEVKKLKSFSITNALFIGVLFGIVFFSIYRGSFGFVMLIPLFFIYKMVKDPKNKKFKEVEELLKERNLKF; this is translated from the coding sequence ATGAGAAATAAAGAGGTTTCACAACTCACGAGCCAAGAATTATTAGAAGAAGTAAAAAAATTAAAATCGTTTTCAATTACAAACGCACTTTTTATTGGAGTTTTATTTGGAATAGTTTTTTTTAGCATTTACAGAGGTTCTTTCGGATTTGTAATGCTTATTCCTTTATTTTTTATTTACAAAATGGTAAAAGACCCAAAAAATAAAAAATTTAAAGAAGTTGAAGAACTACTAAAAGAAAGAAATTTAAAATTTTAA
- a CDS encoding site-specific integrase: MASIKLVLRTNQEDKTGHSPLYIRLIKDRKAKFVATGVKLKHNEWDDDKQKIKKNHTNSARMNAFLAQKIADAEGTVADHERKRKSVSARKLKEAIKGKDMANFFEYAYNRCERIKGTVSVATYKNYKQYVAKFEKFIGHRDIYFDDITVTMLKDYINYMSNNLKNGATTVHYSLLILSVMFRDAQREDVIEENIYPFSKVRVKRDKGKRLFLSKEQVEKLRNFKIEYTGKDEVFRDMFIFSVYAGGLRFSDVVSLKWENYNEKEQRITKTIRKTGRTHSFKIGQTAIDILNQYKTAISQSSDFVFPILEDVERFDTDTDYQAHIINAKNILCGQKLRRIGKDMELPFSLSFHLSRHTFATNALNNGMRIEYVSKLLDHSDIGITQIYAKVISEELDKAVDKYIN, encoded by the coding sequence ATGGCTTCGATAAAATTAGTGCTTCGGACAAACCAAGAAGACAAAACAGGTCATAGCCCTTTATACATAAGACTTATAAAAGATAGAAAAGCCAAATTTGTTGCCACAGGCGTAAAGCTGAAGCACAACGAATGGGACGATGACAAACAGAAGATAAAGAAGAACCACACCAATAGTGCGAGAATGAACGCCTTTCTTGCCCAGAAAATTGCCGATGCCGAAGGAACAGTTGCAGACCACGAACGCAAAAGAAAATCCGTATCAGCCCGAAAACTCAAAGAAGCAATAAAAGGTAAGGATATGGCAAACTTCTTTGAATATGCTTACAATCGTTGCGAGCGTATCAAAGGAACGGTATCAGTTGCCACCTATAAAAATTACAAACAGTATGTAGCCAAGTTTGAAAAATTCATTGGACACAGGGATATTTATTTCGATGATATTACTGTTACGATGCTGAAAGACTATATCAATTATATGTCTAACAATTTGAAAAATGGAGCAACTACGGTACACTATTCTTTATTGATTTTATCCGTAATGTTTCGTGATGCTCAAAGGGAAGATGTAATTGAAGAAAACATTTATCCGTTTTCAAAAGTTCGTGTAAAACGTGATAAAGGCAAACGATTATTTTTGAGCAAAGAACAAGTAGAAAAGTTACGCAATTTTAAAATCGAATACACAGGAAAAGACGAAGTCTTTAGAGATATGTTCATTTTTTCGGTGTATGCAGGTGGCTTACGTTTTAGTGATGTAGTGAGCTTGAAATGGGAAAACTATAATGAAAAAGAGCAACGCATTACAAAAACCATTCGCAAAACAGGAAGAACCCACAGTTTTAAAATCGGCCAGACGGCAATAGATATTCTGAACCAGTACAAAACAGCTATATCACAATCAAGTGATTTTGTTTTCCCGATATTGGAAGATGTAGAAAGATTTGATACCGATACCGATTATCAGGCACATATCATCAATGCAAAAAACATTCTATGCGGTCAGAAGTTAAGAAGAATAGGTAAGGATATGGAATTGCCTTTTTCGTTATCATTCCATTTAAGCCGTCATACATTCGCTACAAATGCTCTTAACAACGGTATGCGCATTGAATATGTTTCAAAGCTGTTAGACCATTCAGATATCGGCATTACGCAGATTTACGCCAAAGTGATTAGCGAGGAATTAGATAAAGCCGTGGATAAGTATATAAATTGA
- a CDS encoding sigma-54-dependent transcriptional regulator — protein MSKVLIIDDEEKIRTLLSKIITLEGFDVLQAGDIKSGLKKLETADVDAVICDVKLPDGSGVEATKNIKEKYPSVEIILLTAYGNIADGVQAMKNGAFDYITKGDDNNKIIPLLYKATEKVTLSKRVMQLEKLLGNKYSFDNIIGKSKTLGASIDAAKKVADSETTVLLTGETGTGKEVFAQAIHNASNRNKQNFVAVNCSAFSKELLENELFGHKAGAFTGAVKDSKGIFEEANHGTVFLDEIGEMPLDLQAKLLRVLETGEFLKVGDSKPTKVNVRIIAATNRNLQQEVEEGHFREDLFYRIAVFQISLPPLRERVIDIEELAIFFLRTFTNKTNKKINTISKNYLEALKQHTWKGNIRELKNVIERSVILTGNTELEEDSLPLELQRLGTLDNREKTLSAFELASVEKVHIQKVLNYTNGNKTETAKLLNIALTTLYRKIDEYHIK, from the coding sequence GTGAGCAAAGTTTTAATCATAGATGACGAAGAAAAAATAAGAACCCTGCTTTCCAAAATCATTACGTTGGAAGGGTTTGACGTGCTACAAGCAGGCGACATCAAAAGCGGTTTAAAAAAACTGGAAACAGCTGATGTTGATGCCGTGATATGCGATGTAAAACTACCAGACGGAAGCGGTGTTGAAGCCACTAAAAATATCAAAGAGAAATATCCCTCAGTAGAAATCATATTACTCACTGCCTACGGCAATATTGCAGATGGCGTTCAGGCAATGAAAAACGGAGCTTTTGATTACATTACCAAAGGCGATGACAATAACAAAATCATTCCCCTGCTCTATAAAGCAACCGAAAAAGTAACACTCTCCAAACGGGTAATGCAGTTAGAAAAGCTGTTAGGCAATAAATATTCCTTTGATAACATCATCGGAAAATCCAAAACGCTTGGTGCTTCCATTGATGCCGCCAAAAAAGTGGCAGATAGTGAAACAACCGTTTTGCTTACCGGAGAAACCGGAACGGGTAAGGAGGTTTTTGCACAAGCCATTCACAATGCGAGTAATAGGAACAAACAGAATTTTGTAGCCGTAAATTGTTCTGCGTTTAGCAAAGAATTGTTGGAAAATGAATTATTCGGGCATAAAGCAGGTGCGTTCACAGGTGCGGTAAAGGATAGTAAAGGAATTTTTGAGGAAGCAAACCACGGGACGGTTTTCTTAGATGAAATTGGTGAAATGCCTTTAGATTTACAGGCAAAGCTCTTACGGGTTTTAGAAACAGGAGAATTTCTAAAAGTAGGTGATAGTAAACCAACCAAGGTAAACGTCCGTATTATTGCTGCCACTAATAGAAATTTACAACAAGAAGTAGAGGAAGGACACTTCCGTGAAGATTTGTTTTACCGAATTGCCGTCTTTCAGATTTCACTACCCCCACTCAGAGAACGGGTTATTGATATAGAAGAACTGGCGATATTCTTTCTTCGCACATTTACAAATAAGACGAACAAAAAAATCAATACCATTTCAAAAAACTATCTCGAAGCACTGAAACAACATACGTGGAAAGGCAATATCAGAGAACTCAAAAACGTAATTGAGCGTAGCGTAATACTTACAGGTAATACAGAATTAGAAGAAGATAGTCTGCCATTGGAACTACAACGTCTTGGCACTTTAGATAACCGTGAAAAAACACTATCTGCCTTTGAACTTGCAAGCGTAGAAAAAGTTCATATTCAAAAAGTGTTGAACTATACCAATGGCAATAAAACAGAAACAGCAAAACTGCTCAATATTGCCTTAACTACTCTATACCGGAAGATTGACGAGTACCATATAAAATAA
- a CDS encoding DUF7674 family protein, whose product MTTEHEQKSEFQKIQQLEVEALDAIFKGQKKKVVNLFGKAEQLFQKGSNYTRTIISNTFILPLTQLLEMNYSWGKEYLILFPGQLKQEYCRQIYSSGI is encoded by the coding sequence ATGACAACGGAACACGAACAAAAAAGCGAATTTCAAAAAATTCAACAATTAGAGGTTGAAGCCCTCGATGCCATCTTTAAGGGGCAAAAGAAAAAAGTTGTAAACCTGTTTGGTAAAGCCGAACAATTATTTCAGAAAGGGAGCAACTATACGCGCACAATCATTTCCAACACATTTATTCTTCCCTTAACCCAACTGCTCGAAATGAATTACAGTTGGGGTAAAGAATATCTCATCTTGTTTCCCGGACAGCTCAAACAAGAGTATTGCAGGCAAATCTATTCATCAGGAATTTAA